Proteins from one Bombus affinis isolate iyBomAffi1 chromosome 1, iyBomAffi1.2, whole genome shotgun sequence genomic window:
- the LOC126920963 gene encoding eukaryotic translation initiation factor 4E type 3-like isoform X1 produces the protein MAAVEYEMKDDTSTDLETSVLSDETVKTIEKHKTSGIPLQSSWTFWLDKAISGTTVEEYKENLTKIYTVNTVQSFWAVFNNIPNASAVQVRYSYHLMRDERYPLWEEPVNQNGGTWRLKCHKSDTEKIWKEIVLAAIGEQFTDCVAEGDEVCGVTVSIREREDLVQIWNANARLASKATVLNKVHSLLPNVNFSEFYKRKLARIIFLYVFVFYSIL, from the exons ATGGCCGCGGTAGAGTACGAAATGAAAGACGATACTTCGACCGACTTGGAAACATCGGTATTGTCGGATGAAACGGTGAAAACGATTGAGAAACATAAAACGTCGGGAATACCTTTGCAATCGTCTTGGACATTTTGGTTAGACAA AGCTATTTCTGGCACAACTGTCGAAgaatataaagaaaatttaaCGAAGATTTATACTGTGAACACTGTGCAAAGTTTTTGGGCTGTTTTCAACAATATACCAAATGCTAGTGCTGTACAA GTCAGATATAGTTATCATTTAATGAGAGATGAAAGATATCCATTATGGGAGGAACCAGTCAATCAAAATGGTGGAACATGGAGATTAAAGTGCCATAAATCTGATACT gaAAAAATATGGAAAGAAATAGTGCTTGCAGCTATTGGAGAACAATTTACTGATTGCGTTGCAGAAGGTGATGAAGTTTGTGGAGTAACTGTATCTATTAGGGAGAGAGAAGATCTTGTCCAA ATATGGAATGCAAATGCTAGATTAGCATCAAAAGCTACAGTTTTAAACAAAGTTCATTCTCTTTTACCTAATGTAAACTTCTCTGAATTTTATAAACGTAAGCTTGCTaggattatatttttatatgtctttgttttttattctattctgtga
- the LOC126918335 gene encoding ATP-binding cassette sub-family G member 1 isoform X1: MTTSAHCSPSRSSLSCCQVEHNSRDDVHGVTVAAKDSYFVEDKYSFPRKPEVDLAFYDVRYRVKEWTIRQLRPKSKEILHGISGEFKAGELVAIMGPSGAGKSTLLNVLAGYTVKGVRGKILVNGKVRVPYSERWKRTSCYIQQESLMRTRITVGEAMTLAAHLKLGYSINSAHKHTQVLELLEMLGLSHCYDTLCGKLSGGQKKRLDVALELLSNPSVLFLDEPTTGLDSSSCSQCIALLKRLAKIERRTIICTIHQPSALLLEMFDAIYAVAGGYCIYRGSVKSLLPHMSSIGIDCPPYHNPADFLLEVAIGDYGVTVDKLAAAVETVSKDDNKAVTYAMKSQLEESANEPPTPAGFIAQCYLLYKRQLLSLKRDYTLLVVRLLCHLLIGIIFGYLYMGSGYRANGVLANYVYLYGSLLLLVYTGKMAVTLAFPQEMRILSREHFNRWYGLAPYYISLLLVEIPFQAACAATYLTVSYWLTGQPIETPRIISFMVVSIAASLTAQAWGFFIGATTPVKIAVFAGPIIAVLFSVFGFCIRYMDTPQMFRWMFHISYFRASFHSLLHTVYGFDRMDLKCDDFYCHYKKPTQFLKEMEIVNISVANNLILIIGIGVLMHLLTASALWCKLNRR; encoded by the exons ATGACCACCTCTGCCCACTGTTCTCCATCCCGATCGTCGTTAAGCTGCTGTCAGGTCGAACACAACAGCCGCGATGACGTACACGGAGTGACAGTTGCCGCGAAAGACAGTTATTTCGTAGAAGATAAATATTCTTTCCCCAGAAAGCCCGAGGTGGACCTCGCTTTTTACGACGTCCGATATAGAGTAAAAGAATGGACCATTCGACAGTTAAGACCCA AATCCAAAGAAATTCTTCATGGTATCAGTGGGGAATTCAAAGCTGGCGAACTAGTCGCCATAATGGGGCCTTCTGGGGCCGGGAAGTCGACTTTGTTGAACGTCTTAGCCGGCTATAC AGTGAAAGGCGTTCGGGGAAAGATTCTAGTAAATGGAAAAGTTAGGGTACCGTACAGTGAGAGATGGAAGAGAACATCATGCTACATACAACAGGAATCCTTAATGAGAACAAGAATCACCGTGGGAGAAGCCATGACATTAGCTGCACACTTAAAACTTGGCTACAGTATAAATTCAGCCCATAAACATACTCAG GTTTTGGAACTCTTAGAAATGTTAGGATTGAGCCATTGCTATGACACCCTTTGTGGAAAATTGTCCGGCGGACAGAAAAAACGACTTGACGTAGCTCTGGAGCTTTTAAGTAATCCTTCAGTATTATTCCTCGACGAGCCAACAACCG gTTTGGATTCGTCTTCGTGCAGCCAGTGCATCGCACTGCTGAAGCGTCTTGCTAAAATAGAAAGGCGTACGATAATATGCACGATACACCAACCAAGTGCGTTGCTCTTAGAGATGTTTGATGCCATTTACGCGGTTGCCGGTGGATATTGCATATATAGGGGGTCGGTTAAATCTTTGTTGCCTCATATGTCCTCGATCGGTATTGATTGCCCGCCTTACCACAACCCAGCTGACTTTC TTTTAGAAGTAGCGATTGGAGATTATGGTGTTACTGTGGACAAATTAGCAGCTGCTGTGGAAACGGTGTCTAAAGATGACAATAAGGCCGTTACTTACGCAATGAAATCACAGTTAGAAG AAAGCGCAAATGAACCACCAACACCTGCAGGATTCATCGCACAATGTTACCTACTTTATAAGAGACAATTACTTTCCCTCAAAAGAGACTACACATTATTGGTAGTACGATTGTTGTGTCACCTGTTAATTGGAATAATCTTCGGCTATCTGTACATGGGAAGCGGTTACAGAGCGAACGGTGTCCTTGCTAATTACGTTTACCTGTACGGATCGTTGCTACTACTCGTTTACACGGGTAAAATGGCCGTCACACTTGCCT TTCCACAAGAAATGCGGATACTCAGCAGGGAACACTTTAATCGGTGGTATGGGCTAGCACCGTACTATATCAGTCTATTGCTCGTCGAAATACCGTTCCAAGCAGCCTGTGCAGCGACCTATTTGACTGTGAGTTACTGGTTAACAGGACAACCCATAGAGACTCCTCGCATAATTTCTTTCATGGTTGTCAGCATAGCCGCTAGTTTAACAGCTCAAGCGTGGGGATTTTTTATTGGCGCGACCACGCCAGTGAAG ATCGCGGTATTCGCAGGACCCATAATTGCAGTGTTATTTTCCGTATTCGGGTTCTGTATTCGTTACATGGATACGCCCCAGATGTTCCGGTGGATGTTTCATATATCATACTTTCGTGCTAGTTTCCACAGCCTGTTACACACTGTCTACGGTTTCGATCGGATGGACTTGAAATGTGACGACTTCTATTGTCATTATAAGAAACCAACACAATTCCTTAAAGAAATGGAGATAGTCAACATAAGCGTCGCGAACAATCTCATTTTAATTATTGGTATTGGCGTCTTAATGCATTTATTAACTGCCAGTGCTCTTTGGTGCAAGCTTAACAGAAGATAA
- the LOC126920963 gene encoding eukaryotic translation initiation factor 4E type 3-like isoform X2, translated as MAAVEYEMKDDTSTDLETSVLSDETVKTIEKHKTSGIPLQSSWTFWLDKAISGTTVEEYKENLTKIYTVNTVQSFWAVFNNIPNASAVQVRYSYHLMRDERYPLWEEPVNQNGGTWRLKCHKSDTEKIWKEIVLAAIGEQFTDCVAEGDEVCGVTVSIREREDLVQIWNANARLASKATVLNKVHSLLPNVNFSEFYKPHQSHHAYGRR; from the exons ATGGCCGCGGTAGAGTACGAAATGAAAGACGATACTTCGACCGACTTGGAAACATCGGTATTGTCGGATGAAACGGTGAAAACGATTGAGAAACATAAAACGTCGGGAATACCTTTGCAATCGTCTTGGACATTTTGGTTAGACAA AGCTATTTCTGGCACAACTGTCGAAgaatataaagaaaatttaaCGAAGATTTATACTGTGAACACTGTGCAAAGTTTTTGGGCTGTTTTCAACAATATACCAAATGCTAGTGCTGTACAA GTCAGATATAGTTATCATTTAATGAGAGATGAAAGATATCCATTATGGGAGGAACCAGTCAATCAAAATGGTGGAACATGGAGATTAAAGTGCCATAAATCTGATACT gaAAAAATATGGAAAGAAATAGTGCTTGCAGCTATTGGAGAACAATTTACTGATTGCGTTGCAGAAGGTGATGAAGTTTGTGGAGTAACTGTATCTATTAGGGAGAGAGAAGATCTTGTCCAA ATATGGAATGCAAATGCTAGATTAGCATCAAAAGCTACAGTTTTAAACAAAGTTCATTCTCTTTTACCTAATGTAAACTTCTCTGAATTTTATAAAC caCATCAATCACATCATGCCTATGGCCGTCGTTGA
- the LOC126918335 gene encoding ATP-binding cassette sub-family G member 1 isoform X2 has product MTTSAHCSPSRSSLSCCQVEHNSRDDVHGVTVAAKDSYFVEDKYSFPRKPEVDLAFYDVRYRVKEWTIRQLRPKSKEILHGISGEFKAGELVAIMGPSGAGKSTLLNVLAGYTVKGVRGKILVNGKVRVPYSERWKRTSCYIQQESLMRTRITVGEAMTLAAHLKLGYSINSAHKHTQVLELLEMLGLSHCYDTLCGKLSGGQKKRLDVALELLSNPSVLFLDEPTTVLEVAIGDYGVTVDKLAAAVETVSKDDNKAVTYAMKSQLEESANEPPTPAGFIAQCYLLYKRQLLSLKRDYTLLVVRLLCHLLIGIIFGYLYMGSGYRANGVLANYVYLYGSLLLLVYTGKMAVTLAFPQEMRILSREHFNRWYGLAPYYISLLLVEIPFQAACAATYLTVSYWLTGQPIETPRIISFMVVSIAASLTAQAWGFFIGATTPVKIAVFAGPIIAVLFSVFGFCIRYMDTPQMFRWMFHISYFRASFHSLLHTVYGFDRMDLKCDDFYCHYKKPTQFLKEMEIVNISVANNLILIIGIGVLMHLLTASALWCKLNRR; this is encoded by the exons ATGACCACCTCTGCCCACTGTTCTCCATCCCGATCGTCGTTAAGCTGCTGTCAGGTCGAACACAACAGCCGCGATGACGTACACGGAGTGACAGTTGCCGCGAAAGACAGTTATTTCGTAGAAGATAAATATTCTTTCCCCAGAAAGCCCGAGGTGGACCTCGCTTTTTACGACGTCCGATATAGAGTAAAAGAATGGACCATTCGACAGTTAAGACCCA AATCCAAAGAAATTCTTCATGGTATCAGTGGGGAATTCAAAGCTGGCGAACTAGTCGCCATAATGGGGCCTTCTGGGGCCGGGAAGTCGACTTTGTTGAACGTCTTAGCCGGCTATAC AGTGAAAGGCGTTCGGGGAAAGATTCTAGTAAATGGAAAAGTTAGGGTACCGTACAGTGAGAGATGGAAGAGAACATCATGCTACATACAACAGGAATCCTTAATGAGAACAAGAATCACCGTGGGAGAAGCCATGACATTAGCTGCACACTTAAAACTTGGCTACAGTATAAATTCAGCCCATAAACATACTCAG GTTTTGGAACTCTTAGAAATGTTAGGATTGAGCCATTGCTATGACACCCTTTGTGGAAAATTGTCCGGCGGACAGAAAAAACGACTTGACGTAGCTCTGGAGCTTTTAAGTAATCCTTCAGTATTATTCCTCGACGAGCCAACAACCG TTTTAGAAGTAGCGATTGGAGATTATGGTGTTACTGTGGACAAATTAGCAGCTGCTGTGGAAACGGTGTCTAAAGATGACAATAAGGCCGTTACTTACGCAATGAAATCACAGTTAGAAG AAAGCGCAAATGAACCACCAACACCTGCAGGATTCATCGCACAATGTTACCTACTTTATAAGAGACAATTACTTTCCCTCAAAAGAGACTACACATTATTGGTAGTACGATTGTTGTGTCACCTGTTAATTGGAATAATCTTCGGCTATCTGTACATGGGAAGCGGTTACAGAGCGAACGGTGTCCTTGCTAATTACGTTTACCTGTACGGATCGTTGCTACTACTCGTTTACACGGGTAAAATGGCCGTCACACTTGCCT TTCCACAAGAAATGCGGATACTCAGCAGGGAACACTTTAATCGGTGGTATGGGCTAGCACCGTACTATATCAGTCTATTGCTCGTCGAAATACCGTTCCAAGCAGCCTGTGCAGCGACCTATTTGACTGTGAGTTACTGGTTAACAGGACAACCCATAGAGACTCCTCGCATAATTTCTTTCATGGTTGTCAGCATAGCCGCTAGTTTAACAGCTCAAGCGTGGGGATTTTTTATTGGCGCGACCACGCCAGTGAAG ATCGCGGTATTCGCAGGACCCATAATTGCAGTGTTATTTTCCGTATTCGGGTTCTGTATTCGTTACATGGATACGCCCCAGATGTTCCGGTGGATGTTTCATATATCATACTTTCGTGCTAGTTTCCACAGCCTGTTACACACTGTCTACGGTTTCGATCGGATGGACTTGAAATGTGACGACTTCTATTGTCATTATAAGAAACCAACACAATTCCTTAAAGAAATGGAGATAGTCAACATAAGCGTCGCGAACAATCTCATTTTAATTATTGGTATTGGCGTCTTAATGCATTTATTAACTGCCAGTGCTCTTTGGTGCAAGCTTAACAGAAGATAA
- the LOC126918335 gene encoding ATP-binding cassette sub-family G member 1 isoform X3, whose amino-acid sequence MTTSAHCSPSRSSLSCCQVEHNSRDDVHGVTVAAKDSYFVEDKYSFPRKPEVDLAFYDVRYRVKEWTIRQLRPKSKEILHGISGEFKAGELVAIMGPSGAGKSTLLNVLAGYTVKGVRGKILVNGKVRVPYSERWKRTSCYIQQESLMRTRITVGEAMTLAAHLKLGYSINSAHKHTQVLELLEMLGLSHCYDTLCGKLSGGQKKRLDVALELLSNPSVLFLDEPTTGLDSSSCSQCIALLKRLAKIERRTIICTIHQPSALLLEMFDAIYAVAGGYCIYRGSVKSLLPHMSSIGIDCPPYHNPADFLLEVAIGDYGVTVDKLAAAVETVSKDDNKAVTYAMKSQLEESANEPPTPAGFIAQCYLLYKRQLLSLKRDYTLLVVRLLCHLLIGIIFGYLYMGSGYRANGVLANYVYLYGSLLLLVYTGKMAVTLACFRS is encoded by the exons ATGACCACCTCTGCCCACTGTTCTCCATCCCGATCGTCGTTAAGCTGCTGTCAGGTCGAACACAACAGCCGCGATGACGTACACGGAGTGACAGTTGCCGCGAAAGACAGTTATTTCGTAGAAGATAAATATTCTTTCCCCAGAAAGCCCGAGGTGGACCTCGCTTTTTACGACGTCCGATATAGAGTAAAAGAATGGACCATTCGACAGTTAAGACCCA AATCCAAAGAAATTCTTCATGGTATCAGTGGGGAATTCAAAGCTGGCGAACTAGTCGCCATAATGGGGCCTTCTGGGGCCGGGAAGTCGACTTTGTTGAACGTCTTAGCCGGCTATAC AGTGAAAGGCGTTCGGGGAAAGATTCTAGTAAATGGAAAAGTTAGGGTACCGTACAGTGAGAGATGGAAGAGAACATCATGCTACATACAACAGGAATCCTTAATGAGAACAAGAATCACCGTGGGAGAAGCCATGACATTAGCTGCACACTTAAAACTTGGCTACAGTATAAATTCAGCCCATAAACATACTCAG GTTTTGGAACTCTTAGAAATGTTAGGATTGAGCCATTGCTATGACACCCTTTGTGGAAAATTGTCCGGCGGACAGAAAAAACGACTTGACGTAGCTCTGGAGCTTTTAAGTAATCCTTCAGTATTATTCCTCGACGAGCCAACAACCG gTTTGGATTCGTCTTCGTGCAGCCAGTGCATCGCACTGCTGAAGCGTCTTGCTAAAATAGAAAGGCGTACGATAATATGCACGATACACCAACCAAGTGCGTTGCTCTTAGAGATGTTTGATGCCATTTACGCGGTTGCCGGTGGATATTGCATATATAGGGGGTCGGTTAAATCTTTGTTGCCTCATATGTCCTCGATCGGTATTGATTGCCCGCCTTACCACAACCCAGCTGACTTTC TTTTAGAAGTAGCGATTGGAGATTATGGTGTTACTGTGGACAAATTAGCAGCTGCTGTGGAAACGGTGTCTAAAGATGACAATAAGGCCGTTACTTACGCAATGAAATCACAGTTAGAAG AAAGCGCAAATGAACCACCAACACCTGCAGGATTCATCGCACAATGTTACCTACTTTATAAGAGACAATTACTTTCCCTCAAAAGAGACTACACATTATTGGTAGTACGATTGTTGTGTCACCTGTTAATTGGAATAATCTTCGGCTATCTGTACATGGGAAGCGGTTACAGAGCGAACGGTGTCCTTGCTAATTACGTTTACCTGTACGGATCGTTGCTACTACTCGTTTACACGGGTAAAATGGCCGTCACACTTGCCT GTTTCAGGTCCTAA